Proteins from one Procambarus clarkii isolate CNS0578487 chromosome 8, FALCON_Pclarkii_2.0, whole genome shotgun sequence genomic window:
- the Vps15 gene encoding phosphoinositide 3-kinase regulatory subunit 4 — translation MGNQLAGIAPSQVFPVETYLSDLPDIQYEASLGSTRFLKVAKCQTWEGLVVVKVFVIHDQSLQLPIYKKMVEEVSTKLITAANCLQFHYLKVTEKAGLMFRQYVKSNLYDRISTRPFLTSIEKKWLAFQILCALNQSHQQGVCHGDIKLENVMVSSWNWLLLADFATIKPTLLPEDDPADFTYYFDTSRRRTCYVAPERFIKTLQMDANQLMLEVKDKGHLTPAMDVFSAGCCLAELFTEGYAPFDLTQLLAYRVGDYYPNKVLDKIDEPRVKALVEHMIQRDPSSRHTVAEYLEQERGATFPEHFYTFLWPFLKQFAVTPIMPPDDKIRQIKNCLTDILIALGAENEASKNNEDMEEEKEKSDLEKPEKKCEALIIIASLITSSLRALHFTSSKLDALQLLGKVSQYVPDEIILDRILPYTFQLLHDGEPRVRVFALYTLTHCLTLVSSVPRSDANIFPEYILPNLADITQDEAVIVRQAYAENIATIAETALRFLEYSQLQGMMTSCSYETELATLQEVIQQKVATMFSDASNVVKRTLMEKTVTKLCVFFGKQKANDVLLSHMITFLNDKHDRHLRLSFFTSIVGVAAYIGCHCADILRPLLLQGLSDSEESVIVAAIEAMTSLTELGLFPTHLQCDLLTHTAPLLIHPNLWIRQAVVGLLSVVAKLLPLVDVQTAVVPRVQPFLMKPLLQLHREICVLSCLRPSISREVYDALVKCSDVGQILSLLQEARQQNVPLAQLPSSLSHLDHSTRNLLRRLVGGGLVEDNVEQLLLMRDHLSKLQRQKKATEATRNDSHQQQQLLGVINIEGLKKVVPTHHCDLMPEDGSIDISTLSLSQRGMVQSPSMTMNEEWQAMFGTAEDHSALSRATDNRSVSPMEPDPASRTVPVTKLPSVDGENKGIIKCISSCKLELENLVAMKREEHLVCVKKHRAMETLAWDTRLPPPGWRPRGHLVAHLHEHRGAVNRLVSIGDTSLYASCSNDGTIKIWDCNRIERKFSINRSKVTYNRQSGLITSMAACLAHQSLASAANNGSIHVIKLEKMSLINSRQLNTEEDGYVVDMNYFDTGSQSVLTYATVFGSIVGWDLRAPGTAWKLENGPRKGVITSYALEGTQSWLVAGTSSGHHVCWDLRFMLPISTITHPRGAGVRRVSMHPKEDSWVVSAVSGNNEISMWDMETQSRHMTLWGSPRPPLTTVQISNNSVCSMYVSQGDRGPYVLAGGTDGRLRYWDLCEPESSYIVCHAANDPYLQWPISYSSRVVDGTEVIVESANKPHTTPSSSDDTPKRGPDQPPPGHKDIITDVIVMNEPQRLVITSGRDGTIKMWK, via the exons AATCCCTTCAGCTCCCCATTTACAAGAAAATGGTTGAAGAAGTATCTACAAAACTTATTACGGCtgcaaattgtctccaatttcacTATTTAAAG GTGACGGAAAAGGCTGGATTGATGTTCAGACAATATGTGAAGAGTAATCTGTATGACAGAATATCCACACGACCCTTCCTaacgtcaattgaaaaaaaatggCTGGCATTTCAGATCCTGTGTGCACTTAATCAATCTCACCAACAGGGG GTTTGTCATGGAGACATCAAATTAGAAAATGTTATGGTGTCTTCATGGAATTGGCTTCTACTGGCTGACTTTGCAACCATCAAGCCTACGTTGCTTCCCGAGGATGATCCAGCAGATTTTACATATTACTTTGACACTTCCCGCAGACGAACATGCTACGTTGCACCTGAAAG GTTTATCAAGACTCTGCAGATGGATGCCAACCAGCTGATGTTGGAAGTGAAAGACAAAGGGCATCTCACACCAGCTATGGATGTTTTTTCAGCTGG GTGCTGTTTGGCTGAATTATTCACCGAAGGATATGCACCCTTCGATCTAACTCAGCTTCTGGCATATCGAGTTGGTGACTACTACCCCAATAAAGTGCTTGACAAGATAGATGAACCTAGAGTCAAG GCTTTGGTTGAGCATATGATCCAGAGGGATCCTAGCAGTAGACACACTGTTGCAGAGTACCTGGAGCAGGAGAGGGGAGCCACATTTCCTGAACATTTCTACACATTCCTCTGGCCATTTCTCAAGCAGTTTGCAGTCACACCGATCATGCCTCCTGATGACAAGATCAGACA gATAAAAAATTGCTTAACTGATATATTAATAGCACTGGGGGCCGAAAATGAAGCGTCTAAAAACAATGAAGACATGGAAGAGGAAAAAGAGAAGTCAGATTTGGAGAAGCCAGAGAAGAAGTGTGAAGCTCTCATCATTATTGCCTCTCTGATCACCTCCTCTCTCAG AGCTTTGCATTTCACATCTTCAAAGCTGGATGCTTTGCAACTCCTAGGAAAAGTATCCCAGTATGTGCCGGACGAGATCATTCTGGATCGGATATTACCCTACACT tttcagcttctgcaTGACGGTGAaccacgtgtacgcgtgtttgcgctctacactctcactcactgcctcactctggtctCAAGTGTACCCAGATCAGATGCTAACATATTCCCAGAGTACATCCTTCCCAATCTTGCTGAT ATCACCCAAGATGAAGCGGTCATTGTACGACAGGCATATGCAGAAAATATTGCAACTATAGCAGAAACAGCTTTGAG gTTTCTAGAGTACAGTCAACTTCAGGGAATGATGACTTCCTGCAGTTACGAAACAGAATTAGCAACGCTGCAAGAGGTTATTCAGCAGAAGGTGGCAACAATGTTCTCAGATGCTTCAAATGTGGTGAAACGAACTCTCATGGAGAAGACTGTCACCAAACTTTGTGTATTCTTTGGTAAACAGAAAG cGAATGATGTGCTGCTATCCCATATGATAACATTTCTGAATGACAAACATGATCGTCATCTTCGACTGTCATTCTTTACTAGCATTGTCGGTGTAGCAGCTTACATAGGGTGTCATTGTGCTGATATTCTCAGGCCTCTTTTGCTCCAG GGACTTAGTGATTCAGAAGAGTCTGTGATTGTTGCTGCAATAGAGGCTATGACGTCACTGACTGAGCTAGGCCTCTTTCCCACCCATCTTCAGTGTGACCTCTTGACCCATACGGCACCACTTCTAATTCACCCTAATCTCTGGATACGGCAA GCAGTTGTTGGCTTGCTGAGTGTGGTAGCCAAACTGCTTCCTCTGGTGGACGTTCAAACAGCAGTTGTGCCCAGAGTGCAGCCATTCCTAATGAAGCCTCTGCTGCAGTTGCATCGAGAA ATATGTGTTCTGTCGTGCTTGCGGCCATCTATATCACGGGAAGTTTATGATGCATTAGTGAAATGTTCAGATGTTGGCCAAATCCTATCGCTTCTTCAGGAGGCTCGACAACAAAATGTTCCGCTGGCGCAGCTGCCCTCCAGTCTCTCTCACTTGGATCATTCTACTAGGAAT CTGTTGCGACGTTTGGTGGGTGGAGGACTAGTCGAAGATAACGTTGAGCAGTTGCTGCTAATGCGCGATCATCTCTCTAAACTTCAGAGGCAGAAGAAGGCAACGGAAGCTACTCGCAACGACTCGCATCAGCAACAACAGCTCTTGGGCGTG ataaacattgaAGGTCTGAAGAAAGTGGTGCCCACTCATCACTGTGATCTGATGCCAGAGGATGGGTCTATTGACATTTCGACTCTAAGTCT CTCTCAGAGGGGAATGGTACAATCTCCAAGTATGACTATGAATGAGGAATGGCAAGCGATGTTTGGAACAGCAGAGGATCATAGTGCACTTAGTAGAGCAACTGATAACAG ATCTGTTTCTCCAATGGAGCCAGACCCAGCTTCTCGAACAGTCCCCGTCACCAAGTTACCTTCAGTAGATGGAGAAAATAAAGGGATTATTA AATGTATATCAAGTTGCAAGTTGGAGCTGGAAAACCTCGTAGCAATGAAACGTGAAGAGCATTTAGTGTGCGTCAAAAAACACCGTGCTATGGAAACACTCGCATGGGACACCAGATTGCCTCCTCCAGGCTGGAGACCACGAGGACATCTTGTGGCCCACTTACATGAACACAGAGGAGCTGTCAATAG ACTTGTGTCAATTGGTGATACCTCATTATATGCCAGTTGTTCAAATGATGGAACAATAAAAATATGGGATTGTAACCGTATTGAAAGAAAATTTTCCATCAATAG ATCGAAGGTCACTTACAACAGGCAGAGTGGACTCATCACATCAATGGCTGCGTGTCTCGCACACCAGAGTCTGGCTTCCGCAGCTAATAATGGCTCAATACATGTTATTAA ATTAGAAAAAATGAGCCTGATAAATAGCAGGCAACTTAATACTGAAGAGGATGGTTATGTTGTAGATATGAACTATTTTGATACAG GATCTCAGTCTGTTTTGACTTACGCAACAGTATTTGGCTCCATAGTGGGTTGGGATCTGCGCGCTCCTGGCACTGCGTGGAAACTGGAAAATGGTCCACGGAAAG gagTTATTACATCATATGCATTAGAGGGAACACAGAGTTGGCTTGTGGCAGGGACTAGCAGCGGTCATCATGTGTGCTGGGATCTGCGGTTCATGCTCCCAATCTCCACCATTACTCATCCAAGAG GGGCTGGTGTGCGTCGAGTGAGCATGCATCCAAAGGAAGATTCTTGGGTGGTGTCTGCTGTTAGCGGTAACAATGAAATATCCATGTGGGATATGGAAACACAGTCGAGGCACATGACACTCTGGGGCAGTCCCAGGCCGCCACTTACAACAGTACAG ATATCCAACAACAGTGTATGTAGCATGTACGTTAGTCAGGGAGACAGAGGCCCATACGTGCTAGCAGGTGGCACAGATGGTAGACTACGTTACTGGGATCTTTGTGAACCAGAATCTTCATATATTGTTTGCCATGCTGCCAATGACCCTTATTTACAATGGCCAATATCATACAG CTCCCGTGTTGTTGATGGGACGGAAGTTATTGTAGAAAGTGCGAACAAACCTCATACGACACCTTCCAGTAGTGACGATACACCCAAGAGAGGGCCGGACCAGCCACCACCTGGCCACAAAGACATTATTACAGATGTGATTGTTATGAATGAACCTCAACGACTAGTCATTACCTCTGGCAGAGACGGAACTATAAAGATGTGGAAATAA